One genomic region from Rosa rugosa chromosome 1, drRosRugo1.1, whole genome shotgun sequence encodes:
- the LOC133738894 gene encoding uncharacterized protein LOC133738894 — MAPPSLLGPPQINRSTTQPEPASGDPFIDSMIADFNNLNKPTPKPPMGFTENDSATFLSSGNPCLDLFFHVVPNTPASYLHQQLPLAWAHDALTTLKLICNLRGVRGTGKSDKEGFYTAALWLHQHHPKTLACNVASLAEFGYFKDLPEILYRLLEGHDVRKTQKEEWQQRKHSIGRRASPRGKAAKSAKTKSLGVTRQEPKEARKAKAAERVKSERANISALRHQKTMEMAKKAVERYQRDPDYRFLYDRVSDLFAECLKSDVENLKANQYKKISLAAKWCPSIDSSFDKATLLCESIARNVFPRESYPEYQGIEEAHYVYRVRDRLRKEILVPLRKVLELPEVYIGANDWNSIPYNRVASLAMKLYKEKFFKHDEERFKKYLENVQAGKSKIAAGALLPHEIIASLRDSDGGQVAELQWQRMVEDMLKLGKMKNCLAVCDVSGSMFGEPMEVCVALGLLVSELCDEPWKGKVITFSQNPQLHLILGGSLQSRTDFITRMEWGMNTDFQKVFDLLLQVAVNGKLKPENMIKRIFVFSDMEFDQASSNRWETDYQVIQRKYREKGYGDAVPQIVFWNLRDSRSTPVPGTQPGVALLSGFSKNLLKLFLDYDGEIRPDLTMELAISGPEYQKLVVLD; from the coding sequence ATGGCTCCTCCAAGTCTTCTCGGTCCTCCACAGATCAACCGATCCACCACCCAACCCGAACCCGCTTCCGGCGACCCCTTCATCGATTCCATGATCGCCGATTTCAACAACCTCAACAAGCCCACCCCTAAACCCCCGATGGGTTTCACCGAGAACGACTCCGCCACATTCCTCTCCTCCGGCAACCCTTGCCTCGATCTCTTCTTCCACGTTGTACCGAACACTCCGGCATCCTACCTCCACCAGCAGCTCCCTCTCGCCTGGGCCCACGACGCCCTAACCACCCTCAAGCTCATCTGCAACCTCCGCGGGGTACGCGGCACCGGAAAGTCCGACAAAGAAGGGTTCTACACGGCGGCGCTCTGGCTCCACCAGCACCACCccaaaaccctagcatgcaACGTCGCTTCCCTCGCCgagttcggctacttcaaggaCCTCCCGGAGATTCTCTACCGCCTTCTAGAAGGCCACGACGTCCGAAAGACCCAAAAGGAAGAGTGGCAACAGAGAAAACACTCCATCGGGAGAAGGGCCTCCCCGAGAGGCAAGGCGGCCAAGTCGGCGAAAACCAAGAGCCTCGGAGTAACCAGGCAGGAGCCGAAAGAGGCCAGAAAAGCCAAGGCGGCAGAGAGGGTAAAATCGGAAAGGGCAAATATCAGCGCATTGAGGCATCAGAAGACTATGGAGATGGCCAAGAAGGCCGTTGAGAGGTACCAGCGAGACCCGGATTACCGGTTTTTATATGACCGGGTTTCGGATCTTTTCGCCGAGTGTTTGAAGTCCGATGTCGAGAATCTCAAGGCCAATCAGTACAAGAAGATCAGCTTGGCAGCCAAGTGGTGCCCTTCTATCGATTCCTCGTTTGATAAGGCAACATTGCTATGTGAAAGCATAGCAAGGAACGTTTTCCCTAGGGAATCGTATCCGGAATATCAAGGAATCGAGGAGGCTCATTATGTTTACAGAGTCCGAGACCGGCTGAGGAAGGAGATTCTTGTGCCGCTGAGGAAGGTTTTGGAGTTGCCTGAGGTTTATATTGGAGCCAATGACTGGAATTCGATTCCTTATAATCGAGTCGCCTCGTTGGCCATGAAGCTTTACAAGGAGAAGTTCTTCAAGCATGATGAAGAGAGGTTCAAAAAGTACTTGGAGAATGTGCAGGCCGGCAAGTCCAAGATTGCTGCCGGTGCTCTGCTGCCGCACGAGATCATAGCCTCTCTGAGGGACAGTGATGGCGGCCAAGTGGCCGAGCTTCAGTGGCAGAGAATGGTAGAGGATATGTTGAAGTTGGGGAAGATGAAGAATTGCTTGGCTGTGTGTGACGTGTCCGGAAGCATGTTTGGAGAGCCAATGGAGGTGTGTGTGGCTTTGGGGCTTTTGGTGTCTGAGCTGTGTGATGAGCCATGGAAAGGGAAGGTGATCACCTTCAGTCAGAACCCTCAACTACATTTAATCCTAGGTGGAAGTCTCCAGTCCAGGACCGATTTTATAACGAGGATGGAGTGGGGGATGAACACTGATTTTCAGAAGGTGTTTGATTTGCTTCTCCAGGTGGCGGTTAATGGAAAGTTGAAGCCGGAAAATATGATCAAGAGGATTTTTGTGTTCAGTGACATGGAGTTTGATCAGGCCTCGTCGAATAGATGGGAGACTGATTATCAGGTGATTCAAAGAAAGTATAGGGAGAAGGGGTATGGGGATGCTGTGCCACAGATAGTGTTTTGGAATCTGAGGGACTCGAGGTCTACTCCTGTGCCAGGGACTCAACCTGGGGTGGCTTTGTTGAGTGGCTTCTCCAAGAACTTGCTCAAGTTGTTCCTGGATTACGATGGGGAAATCCGCCCGGACCTGACCATGGAATTGGCTATCTCTGGCCCTGAGTATCAGAAGCTGGTTGTCCTGGACTGA